From a single Nematostella vectensis chromosome 3, jaNemVect1.1, whole genome shotgun sequence genomic region:
- the LOC116603550 gene encoding zinc finger protein 1 isoform X2 has translation MENNWRMFKCKSGEVLFYYNMITGEHRWSNGANIPQCEPDLEIGSSSVMTQLRTISTQTEPESPEDTQEAGSSTESRSTGTATDQFVKKSTIISLLTDIMVVLNNNEYYTPAKVFHKEPKIVIERELQTREESTSEENHQPVAVPMEQSGASASPALSVQCIETQPEHRGITEVSSNEQQGNSVTHSPGIQDQNVLFDPHFDGMGTSLDRSNSFQTDIVVGSRENAREESLNDTTNSAEGTSAQFLKSPLAVFEYHDEGAYSRVTLPSKRSVDLSEVVTDRNDAIEARPSMPKVICAWSEHDNLPTMVGSEQLQREGTISQQTPVQVTQTLTSQVQQRATNSQQQSQPTTPYMGHHQYFAAQKQQQQQQQQQQMQQRLSTSLQHTAASTQRMSSGSKGSLALSSHTTLPSTSQQPSSSTSKQHASTSHQRASTSHQQASSSQQQASSVGKQSLEEKSRRKLGLVCSVCGVRWDTAGELTNHLFKDHKQTDNSCPVCQKPYSTKQGLLLHLRNHSGERPYSCNICLKTYAHPSVWAVHLRKHSQEAKKPVEYFALCE, from the exons ATGGAGAATAATTGGCGAATGTTCAAGTGTAAATCTGGGGAAGTGTTATTTTACTACAACATGATCACTGGTGAACACAGATGGTCTAATGGAGCAAACATCCCA CAATGTGAGCCTGACTTGGAAATAGGGAGTAGCTCAGTCATGACCCAGTTAAGAACAATCAGTACTCAGACAGAACCTGAATCCCCTGAAGACACACAAGAAGCAGGGAGTTCTACAGAATCAAGAAGCACAGGGACTGCAACAGATCAATTTGTCAAGAAAAGCACTATCATATCTCTACTTACGGATATCATGGTTGTGCTGAACAACAATGAGTATTATACTCCAGCAAAGGTATTTCATAAAGAACCCAAGATAGTCATAGAAAGAGAGCTTCAAACAAGGGAGGAGTCTACCAGTGAGGAGAATCATCAGCCTGTAGCAGTGCCTATGGAGCAGTCAGGAGCTTCTGCTTCACCAGCATTGTCAGTACAGTGTATAGAGACACAGCCAGAACATAGAGGCATCACAGAGGTATCTTCTAATGAACAACAAGGGAACAGTGTTACCCATAGTCCAGGCATCCAAGACCAAAATGTTCTGTTTGATCCACATTTTGATGGTATGGGCACTAGCTTAGACAGGTCCAACTCCTTTCAGACAGACATTGTTGTTGGTTCTAGAGAGAATGCAAGAGAAGAATCACTTAATGATACTACAAATTCTGCAGAAGGAACAAGTGCACAATTTCTTAAGTCACCTTTAGCTGTATTTGAGTACCATGATGAAGGTGCATACTCCAGGGTGACATTACCAAGTAAAAGGAGTGTTGATTTAAGTGAAGTGGTCACTGATAGAAATGACGCTATAGAGGCACGGCCTAGTATGCCAAAAGTGATATGTGCATGGTCAGAACATGATAATCTGCCTACAATGGTTGGGAGTGAGCAACTGCAAAGAGAAGGAACCATCAGTCAACAAACACCTGTTCAAGTAACACAAACACTAACATCGCAAGTACAGCAAAGGGCCACAAATAGTCAACAACAATCACAACCCACTACTCCATATATGGGACACCACCAATATTTTGCAGCACAgaagcagcagcaacaacaacagcaacaacaacaaatgcaGCAAAGATTATCAACTAGTCTTCAACATACAGCAGCAAGTACCCAGCGAATGTCATCTGGAAGCAAAGGATCATTGGCATTAAGCTCTCATACAACGCTACCATCCACTAGTCagcaaccatcatcatcaaccagcAAACAACATGCATCAACCAGTCATCAAAGAGCATCAACTAGTCACCAACAGGCGTCATCTAGTCAACAACAGGCATCATCTGTG GGTAAACAAAGCTTGGAAGAAAAGAGCCGTAGAAAGCTCGGCCTGGTTTGCTCTGTGTGTGGAGTAAGATGGGATACCGCCGGTGAACTGACAAACCACCTTTTCAAGGATCACAAACAAACTGATAATAGTTGTCCTGTTTGCCAGAAGCCTTACTCGACCAAGCAAGGTTTGCTATTACATCTGAGGAATCATAGCGGAGAGAGGCCATACTCGTGCAACATTTGTCTGAAGACGTACGCGCACCCTAGCGTTTGGGCAGTTCACTTGCGTAAACACTCCCAGGAAGCGAAAAAGCCCGTGGAATATTTTGCACTCTGCGAGTGA
- the LOC116603550 gene encoding zinc finger protein 1 isoform X7, with amino-acid sequence MENNWRMFKCKSGEVLFYYNMITGEHRWSNGANIPQCEPDLEIGSSSVMTQLRTISTQTEPESPEDTQEAGSSTESRSTGTATDQFVKKSTIISLLTDIMVVLNNNEYYTPAKVFHKEPKIVIERELQTREESTSEENHQPVAVPMEQSGASASPALSVQCIETQPEHRGITEVSSNEQQGNSVTHSPGIQDQNVLFDPHFDGMGTSLDRSNSFQTDIVVGSRENAREESLNDTTNSAEGTSAQFLKSPLAVFEYHDEGAYSRVTLPSKRSVDLSEVVTDRNDAIEARPSMPKVICAWSEHDNLPTMVGSEQLQREGTISQQTPVQVTQTLTSQVQQRATNSQQQSQPTTPYMGHHQYFAAQKQQQQQQQQQQMQQRLSTSLQHTAASTQRMSSGSKGSLALSSHTTLPSTSQQPSSSTSKQHASTSHQRASTSHQQASSSQQQASSVESVSQGTSFLKILDLRCPLCGVASETSKELRLHIQTHITKRNCCPICGSCYKTWTGLLLHLRKHTGDLPYTCETCDISFSSSSYLKRHLNIHRKEMPS; translated from the exons ATGGAGAATAATTGGCGAATGTTCAAGTGTAAATCTGGGGAAGTGTTATTTTACTACAACATGATCACTGGTGAACACAGATGGTCTAATGGAGCAAACATCCCA CAATGTGAGCCTGACTTGGAAATAGGGAGTAGCTCAGTCATGACCCAGTTAAGAACAATCAGTACTCAGACAGAACCTGAATCCCCTGAAGACACACAAGAAGCAGGGAGTTCTACAGAATCAAGAAGCACAGGGACTGCAACAGATCAATTTGTCAAGAAAAGCACTATCATATCTCTACTTACGGATATCATGGTTGTGCTGAACAACAATGAGTATTATACTCCAGCAAAGGTATTTCATAAAGAACCCAAGATAGTCATAGAAAGAGAGCTTCAAACAAGGGAGGAGTCTACCAGTGAGGAGAATCATCAGCCTGTAGCAGTGCCTATGGAGCAGTCAGGAGCTTCTGCTTCACCAGCATTGTCAGTACAGTGTATAGAGACACAGCCAGAACATAGAGGCATCACAGAGGTATCTTCTAATGAACAACAAGGGAACAGTGTTACCCATAGTCCAGGCATCCAAGACCAAAATGTTCTGTTTGATCCACATTTTGATGGTATGGGCACTAGCTTAGACAGGTCCAACTCCTTTCAGACAGACATTGTTGTTGGTTCTAGAGAGAATGCAAGAGAAGAATCACTTAATGATACTACAAATTCTGCAGAAGGAACAAGTGCACAATTTCTTAAGTCACCTTTAGCTGTATTTGAGTACCATGATGAAGGTGCATACTCCAGGGTGACATTACCAAGTAAAAGGAGTGTTGATTTAAGTGAAGTGGTCACTGATAGAAATGACGCTATAGAGGCACGGCCTAGTATGCCAAAAGTGATATGTGCATGGTCAGAACATGATAATCTGCCTACAATGGTTGGGAGTGAGCAACTGCAAAGAGAAGGAACCATCAGTCAACAAACACCTGTTCAAGTAACACAAACACTAACATCGCAAGTACAGCAAAGGGCCACAAATAGTCAACAACAATCACAACCCACTACTCCATATATGGGACACCACCAATATTTTGCAGCACAgaagcagcagcaacaacaacagcaacaacaacaaatgcaGCAAAGATTATCAACTAGTCTTCAACATACAGCAGCAAGTACCCAGCGAATGTCATCTGGAAGCAAAGGATCATTGGCATTAAGCTCTCATACAACGCTACCATCCACTAGTCagcaaccatcatcatcaaccagcAAACAACATGCATCAACCAGTCATCAAAGAGCATCAACTAGTCACCAACAGGCGTCATCTAGTCAACAACAGGCATCATCTGTG GAGTCAGTGTCTCAAGGGACAAGCTTCTTAAAAATACTAGATTTACGCTGTCCTTTGTGTGGTGTGGCATCCGAAACCTCAAAGGAACTTAGACTTCACATACAGACGCATATTACGAAACGAAATTGCTGTCCAATCTGTGGAAGCTGTTATAAGACTTGGACAGGATTGCTTTTACACCTTCGCAAACACACAGGGGATCTGCCTTACACGTGTGAAACTTGTGACATTAGTTTTTCCAGCTCAAGCTATTTAAAACGCCACTTAAATATTCACAGAAAAGAGATGCCATCATGA
- the LOC116603550 gene encoding alpha-protein kinase 1 isoform X14, with protein MENNWRMFKCKSGEVLFYYNMITGEHRWSNGANIPQCEPDLEIGSSSVMTQLRTISTQTEPESPEDTQEAGSSTESRSTGTATDQFVKKSTIISLLTDIMVVLNNNEYYTPAKVFHKEPKIVIERELQTREESTSEENHQPVAVPMEQSGASASPALSVQCIETQPEHRGITEVSSNEQQGNSVTHSPGIQDQNVLFDPHFDGMGTSLDRSNSFQTDIVVGSRENAREESLNDTTNSAEGTSAQFLKSPLAVFEYHDEGAYSRVTLPSKRSVDLSEVVTDRNDAIEARPSMPKVICAWSEHDNLPTMVGSEQLQREGTISQQTPVQVTQTLTSQVQQRATNSQQQSQPTTPYMGHHQYFAAQKQQQQQQQQQQMQQRLSTSLQHTAASTQRMSSGSKGSLALSSHTTLPSTSQQPSSSTSKQHASTSHQRASTSHQQASSSQQQASSVDSVTRATSSSRILDLHCPLCGLTSKTSKELRYHINTHITKRGSCPICGKCYNSRTQCLREQAS; from the exons ATGGAGAATAATTGGCGAATGTTCAAGTGTAAATCTGGGGAAGTGTTATTTTACTACAACATGATCACTGGTGAACACAGATGGTCTAATGGAGCAAACATCCCA CAATGTGAGCCTGACTTGGAAATAGGGAGTAGCTCAGTCATGACCCAGTTAAGAACAATCAGTACTCAGACAGAACCTGAATCCCCTGAAGACACACAAGAAGCAGGGAGTTCTACAGAATCAAGAAGCACAGGGACTGCAACAGATCAATTTGTCAAGAAAAGCACTATCATATCTCTACTTACGGATATCATGGTTGTGCTGAACAACAATGAGTATTATACTCCAGCAAAGGTATTTCATAAAGAACCCAAGATAGTCATAGAAAGAGAGCTTCAAACAAGGGAGGAGTCTACCAGTGAGGAGAATCATCAGCCTGTAGCAGTGCCTATGGAGCAGTCAGGAGCTTCTGCTTCACCAGCATTGTCAGTACAGTGTATAGAGACACAGCCAGAACATAGAGGCATCACAGAGGTATCTTCTAATGAACAACAAGGGAACAGTGTTACCCATAGTCCAGGCATCCAAGACCAAAATGTTCTGTTTGATCCACATTTTGATGGTATGGGCACTAGCTTAGACAGGTCCAACTCCTTTCAGACAGACATTGTTGTTGGTTCTAGAGAGAATGCAAGAGAAGAATCACTTAATGATACTACAAATTCTGCAGAAGGAACAAGTGCACAATTTCTTAAGTCACCTTTAGCTGTATTTGAGTACCATGATGAAGGTGCATACTCCAGGGTGACATTACCAAGTAAAAGGAGTGTTGATTTAAGTGAAGTGGTCACTGATAGAAATGACGCTATAGAGGCACGGCCTAGTATGCCAAAAGTGATATGTGCATGGTCAGAACATGATAATCTGCCTACAATGGTTGGGAGTGAGCAACTGCAAAGAGAAGGAACCATCAGTCAACAAACACCTGTTCAAGTAACACAAACACTAACATCGCAAGTACAGCAAAGGGCCACAAATAGTCAACAACAATCACAACCCACTACTCCATATATGGGACACCACCAATATTTTGCAGCACAgaagcagcagcaacaacaacagcaacaacaacaaatgcaGCAAAGATTATCAACTAGTCTTCAACATACAGCAGCAAGTACCCAGCGAATGTCATCTGGAAGCAAAGGATCATTGGCATTAAGCTCTCATACAACGCTACCATCCACTAGTCagcaaccatcatcatcaaccagcAAACAACATGCATCAACCAGTCATCAAAGAGCATCAACTAGTCACCAACAGGCGTCATCTAGTCAACAACAGGCATCATCTGTG GACTCAGTAACTCGAGCAACTAGCTCTTCGAGAATACTTGATTTACACTGTCCTTTGTGTGGGCTGACATCCAAAACTTCAAAGGAACTAAGATATCACATAAACACGCATATAACTAAACGAGGTAGCTGCCCCATCTGCGGAAAGTGCTATAACTCAAG GACTCAGTGTCTCCGGGAACAAGCTTCTTAA
- the LOC116603550 gene encoding zinc finger protein 1 isoform X1 — MENNWRMFKCKSGEVLFYYNMITGEHRWSNGANIPQCEPDLEIGSSSVMTQLRTISTQTEPESPEDTQEAGSSTESRSTGTATDQFVKKSTIISLLTDIMVVLNNNEYYTPAKVFHKEPKIVIERELQTREESTSEENHQPVAVPMEQSGASASPALSVQCIETQPEHRGITEVSSNEQQGNSVTHSPGIQDQNVLFDPHFDGMGTSLDRSNSFQTDIVVGSRENAREESLNDTTNSAEGTSAQFLKSPLAVFEYHDEGAYSRVTLPSKRSVDLSEVVTDRNDAIEARPSMPKVICAWSEHDNLPTMVGSEQLQREGTISQQTPVQVTQTLTSQVQQRATNSQQQSQPTTPYMGHHQYFAAQKQQQQQQQQQQMQQRLSTSLQHTAASTQRMSSGSKGSLALSSHTTLPSTSQQPSSSTSKQHASTSHQRASTSHQQASSSQQQASSVDSVTRATSSSRILDLHCPLCGLTSKTSKELRYHINTHITKRGSCPICGKCYNSRSGLLFHLRNHTGDLPYTCETCNISFPSSSYLKSHLKTHQNCYSQDASEKKKRKKI, encoded by the exons ATGGAGAATAATTGGCGAATGTTCAAGTGTAAATCTGGGGAAGTGTTATTTTACTACAACATGATCACTGGTGAACACAGATGGTCTAATGGAGCAAACATCCCA CAATGTGAGCCTGACTTGGAAATAGGGAGTAGCTCAGTCATGACCCAGTTAAGAACAATCAGTACTCAGACAGAACCTGAATCCCCTGAAGACACACAAGAAGCAGGGAGTTCTACAGAATCAAGAAGCACAGGGACTGCAACAGATCAATTTGTCAAGAAAAGCACTATCATATCTCTACTTACGGATATCATGGTTGTGCTGAACAACAATGAGTATTATACTCCAGCAAAGGTATTTCATAAAGAACCCAAGATAGTCATAGAAAGAGAGCTTCAAACAAGGGAGGAGTCTACCAGTGAGGAGAATCATCAGCCTGTAGCAGTGCCTATGGAGCAGTCAGGAGCTTCTGCTTCACCAGCATTGTCAGTACAGTGTATAGAGACACAGCCAGAACATAGAGGCATCACAGAGGTATCTTCTAATGAACAACAAGGGAACAGTGTTACCCATAGTCCAGGCATCCAAGACCAAAATGTTCTGTTTGATCCACATTTTGATGGTATGGGCACTAGCTTAGACAGGTCCAACTCCTTTCAGACAGACATTGTTGTTGGTTCTAGAGAGAATGCAAGAGAAGAATCACTTAATGATACTACAAATTCTGCAGAAGGAACAAGTGCACAATTTCTTAAGTCACCTTTAGCTGTATTTGAGTACCATGATGAAGGTGCATACTCCAGGGTGACATTACCAAGTAAAAGGAGTGTTGATTTAAGTGAAGTGGTCACTGATAGAAATGACGCTATAGAGGCACGGCCTAGTATGCCAAAAGTGATATGTGCATGGTCAGAACATGATAATCTGCCTACAATGGTTGGGAGTGAGCAACTGCAAAGAGAAGGAACCATCAGTCAACAAACACCTGTTCAAGTAACACAAACACTAACATCGCAAGTACAGCAAAGGGCCACAAATAGTCAACAACAATCACAACCCACTACTCCATATATGGGACACCACCAATATTTTGCAGCACAgaagcagcagcaacaacaacagcaacaacaacaaatgcaGCAAAGATTATCAACTAGTCTTCAACATACAGCAGCAAGTACCCAGCGAATGTCATCTGGAAGCAAAGGATCATTGGCATTAAGCTCTCATACAACGCTACCATCCACTAGTCagcaaccatcatcatcaaccagcAAACAACATGCATCAACCAGTCATCAAAGAGCATCAACTAGTCACCAACAGGCGTCATCTAGTCAACAACAGGCATCATCTGTG GACTCAGTAACTCGAGCAACTAGCTCTTCGAGAATACTTGATTTACACTGTCCTTTGTGTGGGCTGACATCCAAAACTTCAAAGGAACTAAGATATCACATAAACACGCATATAACTAAACGAGGTAGCTGCCCCATCTGCGGAAAGTGCTATAACTCAAGGTCAGGATTGCTTTTCCACCTCCGCAATCACACAGGAGATCTGCCTTACACATGTGAAACTTGTAACATTAGTTTTCCCAGCTCAAGCTACTTAAAAAGCCACTTAAAAACTCACCAAAATTGTTACAGTCAAGATGCAAGTGAAaagaaaaagcgaaaaaagaTCTGA
- the LOC116603550 gene encoding zinc finger protein 1 isoform X9 — protein sequence MENNWRMFKCKSGEVLFYYNMITGEHRWSNGANIPQCEPDLEIGSSSVMTQLRTISTQTEPESPEDTQEAGSSTESRSTGTATDQFVKKSTIISLLTDIMVVLNNNEYYTPAKVFHKEPKIVIERELQTREESTSEENHQPVAVPMEQSGASASPALSVQCIETQPEHRGITEVSSNEQQGNSVTHSPGIQDQNVLFDPHFDGMGTSLDRSNSFQTDIVVGSRENAREESLNDTTNSAEGTSAQFLKSPLAVFEYHDEGAYSRVTLPSKRSVDLSEVVTDRNDAIEARPSMPKVICAWSEHDNLPTMVGSEQLQREGTISQQTPVQVTQTLTSQVQQRATNSQQQSQPTTPYMGHHQYFAAQKQQQQQQQQQQMQQRLSTSLQHTAASTQRMSSGSKGSLALSSHTTLPSTSQQPSSSTSKQHASTSHQRASTSHQQASSSQQQASSVDSGSPGRSLLQILDLHCPLCGLAFETSKGLRLHLNTHVTKTNCCPICETCYKTGTGLLFHLRKHAGDLPYTCENCNISFSNSSNFKYHKNRCIKK from the exons ATGGAGAATAATTGGCGAATGTTCAAGTGTAAATCTGGGGAAGTGTTATTTTACTACAACATGATCACTGGTGAACACAGATGGTCTAATGGAGCAAACATCCCA CAATGTGAGCCTGACTTGGAAATAGGGAGTAGCTCAGTCATGACCCAGTTAAGAACAATCAGTACTCAGACAGAACCTGAATCCCCTGAAGACACACAAGAAGCAGGGAGTTCTACAGAATCAAGAAGCACAGGGACTGCAACAGATCAATTTGTCAAGAAAAGCACTATCATATCTCTACTTACGGATATCATGGTTGTGCTGAACAACAATGAGTATTATACTCCAGCAAAGGTATTTCATAAAGAACCCAAGATAGTCATAGAAAGAGAGCTTCAAACAAGGGAGGAGTCTACCAGTGAGGAGAATCATCAGCCTGTAGCAGTGCCTATGGAGCAGTCAGGAGCTTCTGCTTCACCAGCATTGTCAGTACAGTGTATAGAGACACAGCCAGAACATAGAGGCATCACAGAGGTATCTTCTAATGAACAACAAGGGAACAGTGTTACCCATAGTCCAGGCATCCAAGACCAAAATGTTCTGTTTGATCCACATTTTGATGGTATGGGCACTAGCTTAGACAGGTCCAACTCCTTTCAGACAGACATTGTTGTTGGTTCTAGAGAGAATGCAAGAGAAGAATCACTTAATGATACTACAAATTCTGCAGAAGGAACAAGTGCACAATTTCTTAAGTCACCTTTAGCTGTATTTGAGTACCATGATGAAGGTGCATACTCCAGGGTGACATTACCAAGTAAAAGGAGTGTTGATTTAAGTGAAGTGGTCACTGATAGAAATGACGCTATAGAGGCACGGCCTAGTATGCCAAAAGTGATATGTGCATGGTCAGAACATGATAATCTGCCTACAATGGTTGGGAGTGAGCAACTGCAAAGAGAAGGAACCATCAGTCAACAAACACCTGTTCAAGTAACACAAACACTAACATCGCAAGTACAGCAAAGGGCCACAAATAGTCAACAACAATCACAACCCACTACTCCATATATGGGACACCACCAATATTTTGCAGCACAgaagcagcagcaacaacaacagcaacaacaacaaatgcaGCAAAGATTATCAACTAGTCTTCAACATACAGCAGCAAGTACCCAGCGAATGTCATCTGGAAGCAAAGGATCATTGGCATTAAGCTCTCATACAACGCTACCATCCACTAGTCagcaaccatcatcatcaaccagcAAACAACATGCATCAACCAGTCATCAAAGAGCATCAACTAGTCACCAACAGGCGTCATCTAGTCAACAACAGGCATCATCTGTG GACTCAGGGTCTCCAGGAAGAAGCCTCTTACAAATACTTGATTTACATTGTCCTTTGTGTGGTCTGGCATTCGAAACTTCAAAGGGACTGAGACTTCACCTTAATACACATGTAACGAAAACAAATTGCTGTCCAATCTGTGAAACCTGCTATAAGACTGGGACAGGATTGCTTTTTCACCTCCGCAAACACGCAGGGGATCTGCCTTACACGTGTGAGAATTGTAACATTAGTTTTAGTAACTCGAGCAACTTTAAATACCACAAGAACAGATGCATTAAGAAATGA
- the LOC116603550 gene encoding zinc finger protein 1 isoform X6, with translation MENNWRMFKCKSGEVLFYYNMITGEHRWSNGANIPQCEPDLEIGSSSVMTQLRTISTQTEPESPEDTQEAGSSTESRSTGTATDQFVKKSTIISLLTDIMVVLNNNEYYTPAKVFHKEPKIVIERELQTREESTSEENHQPVAVPMEQSGASASPALSVQCIETQPEHRGITEVSSNEQQGNSVTHSPGIQDQNVLFDPHFDGMGTSLDRSNSFQTDIVVGSRENAREESLNDTTNSAEGTSAQFLKSPLAVFEYHDEGAYSRVTLPSKRSVDLSEVVTDRNDAIEARPSMPKVICAWSEHDNLPTMVGSEQLQREGTISQQTPVQVTQTLTSQVQQRATNSQQQSQPTTPYMGHHQYFAAQKQQQQQQQQQQMQQRLSTSLQHTAASTQRMSSGSKGSLALSSHTTLPSTSQQPSSSTSKQHASTSHQRASTSHQQASSSQQQASSVDSVSPGTSFLKILDLHCPLCGVASETSKELRYHIKTHITKRNCCPICEACYKTGPGLLFHLRKHTGDLPYTCETCNVCFSSSSYLKRHLNIHRKEMPS, from the exons ATGGAGAATAATTGGCGAATGTTCAAGTGTAAATCTGGGGAAGTGTTATTTTACTACAACATGATCACTGGTGAACACAGATGGTCTAATGGAGCAAACATCCCA CAATGTGAGCCTGACTTGGAAATAGGGAGTAGCTCAGTCATGACCCAGTTAAGAACAATCAGTACTCAGACAGAACCTGAATCCCCTGAAGACACACAAGAAGCAGGGAGTTCTACAGAATCAAGAAGCACAGGGACTGCAACAGATCAATTTGTCAAGAAAAGCACTATCATATCTCTACTTACGGATATCATGGTTGTGCTGAACAACAATGAGTATTATACTCCAGCAAAGGTATTTCATAAAGAACCCAAGATAGTCATAGAAAGAGAGCTTCAAACAAGGGAGGAGTCTACCAGTGAGGAGAATCATCAGCCTGTAGCAGTGCCTATGGAGCAGTCAGGAGCTTCTGCTTCACCAGCATTGTCAGTACAGTGTATAGAGACACAGCCAGAACATAGAGGCATCACAGAGGTATCTTCTAATGAACAACAAGGGAACAGTGTTACCCATAGTCCAGGCATCCAAGACCAAAATGTTCTGTTTGATCCACATTTTGATGGTATGGGCACTAGCTTAGACAGGTCCAACTCCTTTCAGACAGACATTGTTGTTGGTTCTAGAGAGAATGCAAGAGAAGAATCACTTAATGATACTACAAATTCTGCAGAAGGAACAAGTGCACAATTTCTTAAGTCACCTTTAGCTGTATTTGAGTACCATGATGAAGGTGCATACTCCAGGGTGACATTACCAAGTAAAAGGAGTGTTGATTTAAGTGAAGTGGTCACTGATAGAAATGACGCTATAGAGGCACGGCCTAGTATGCCAAAAGTGATATGTGCATGGTCAGAACATGATAATCTGCCTACAATGGTTGGGAGTGAGCAACTGCAAAGAGAAGGAACCATCAGTCAACAAACACCTGTTCAAGTAACACAAACACTAACATCGCAAGTACAGCAAAGGGCCACAAATAGTCAACAACAATCACAACCCACTACTCCATATATGGGACACCACCAATATTTTGCAGCACAgaagcagcagcaacaacaacagcaacaacaacaaatgcaGCAAAGATTATCAACTAGTCTTCAACATACAGCAGCAAGTACCCAGCGAATGTCATCTGGAAGCAAAGGATCATTGGCATTAAGCTCTCATACAACGCTACCATCCACTAGTCagcaaccatcatcatcaaccagcAAACAACATGCATCAACCAGTCATCAAAGAGCATCAACTAGTCACCAACAGGCGTCATCTAGTCAACAACAGGCATCATCTGTG GACTCAGTGTCTCCGGGAACAAGCTTCTTAAAAATACTTGATTTACACTGTCCTTTATGTGGTGTGGCATCCGAAACCTCAAAGGAACTTCGATATCACATAAAGACGCATATAACGAAACGAAATTGCTGTCCAATCTGTGAAGCCTGCTATAAAACAGGGCCAGGATTGCTTTTCCACCTCCGCAAACACACAGGAGATCTGCCTTACACGTGCGAAACTTGTAACGTTTGCTTTTCAAGTTCAAGCTATTTAAAACGCCACTTAAATATTCACAGAAAAGAGATGCCATCATGA